One Sphingobacteriales bacterium DNA segment encodes these proteins:
- the clpB gene encoding ATP-dependent chaperone ClpB: MNINNFTIKSQEAIAGSQSLAYNLGHQAIEPLHLLRSLLNTDDSVTPFLLKKAGVNMVSLTKNTDKALEQMPITKGEVGQQYMTQPANQVLFKAQGIAKKRGDDFVSVEHLLLALIEVGSQASSLLKEAGCTAAIIEKAIAELRQGEKVTDQSAEEKYNALEKYAINLNNQALEGKLDPVIGRDEEIRRLLHILSRRRKNNPILVGAAGVGKTAVAEGIAQRIISGDVPENLKNKTVFALDMGALMAGAKYRGEFEERLKAVIKEVVKSEGEIILFIDEIHTLVGAGASESALDAANILKPALARGELRAIGATTLNEYQKYIEKDKALERRFQKVLVDEPNQTDAIAILRGLKERYETHHKVKIKDEAIIAAVELSTRYITDRQLPDKAIDLVDEAAAKLRLTMDSLPEELDNLERKIRLLEIEREAIKRENDEAKIAQLNQQLSGLNEQRDAFLTKWKTEKNLIDQIQHQKLQIESYKLQAEQAERAGDYARVAELRYGLIKKAEDEIKQLEGQLQQIGSNRIIKQAVDAEDIATVVSKWTQVPVSKMLEGEQLKLLRIEEEIGRRVIGQTEAITAIADAIRRSRAGLHDPKRPIGSFIFLGSTGVGKTELAKALAEFLFNDENALTRIDMSEYQERHAVSRLVGAPPGYVGYDEGGQLTEAVRTKPYSVILLDEIEKAHPDVFNILLQMLDEGRLTDNKGRVANFKNTIIIMTSNLGAEMILENFDQLNERDWDATLQKTKRQLDELLKRSFRPEFLNRVDEIIVFEPLRQIQIREVVQLRINELNEMIAKQGFQIHITPDALDWLAQKGYDPQFGARPLKRVIQKYVVNALSKQILAGELNKDRILWVDAIDDDLVFYSKNEAVTV, from the coding sequence ATGAATATTAATAATTTCACCATCAAATCGCAAGAGGCTATAGCTGGCAGCCAAAGTTTGGCTTATAATTTAGGCCATCAGGCTATTGAACCGTTGCACCTCTTGCGCAGTTTGTTAAATACCGACGACAGCGTAACGCCATTTTTACTTAAAAAAGCAGGTGTAAATATGGTATCGCTAACAAAAAATACCGATAAAGCATTGGAGCAAATGCCTATAACCAAGGGCGAGGTTGGCCAGCAATACATGACGCAGCCCGCCAACCAAGTGCTGTTTAAAGCGCAGGGCATAGCAAAAAAACGTGGAGACGATTTTGTATCGGTAGAGCATTTATTGCTGGCACTTATTGAGGTAGGCAGCCAGGCCAGCAGTTTGCTAAAAGAGGCCGGATGCACCGCCGCAATTATTGAAAAAGCTATTGCCGAACTGCGGCAGGGCGAAAAAGTAACCGACCAAAGTGCCGAAGAAAAATACAACGCCCTCGAAAAGTATGCTATCAATTTAAACAACCAAGCCCTTGAAGGAAAACTTGATCCGGTAATTGGCCGCGATGAAGAAATACGGCGATTGCTCCATATTTTAAGCCGCCGGCGCAAAAACAACCCCATTTTAGTAGGTGCTGCCGGTGTGGGCAAAACCGCAGTTGCCGAAGGCATTGCCCAACGCATTATTAGCGGAGATGTGCCCGAAAATCTTAAAAACAAAACCGTTTTTGCCTTAGATATGGGGGCATTAATGGCGGGTGCAAAATACCGGGGCGAGTTTGAAGAACGCCTTAAAGCAGTAATAAAAGAAGTGGTAAAAAGTGAGGGCGAAATTATTTTGTTTATAGACGAAATTCATACGCTTGTAGGTGCGGGCGCAAGCGAAAGCGCCTTAGATGCCGCCAATATTTTAAAACCGGCCTTAGCACGCGGCGAACTTAGAGCTATTGGTGCAACCACCTTAAACGAATATCAAAAATACATTGAAAAAGATAAAGCCTTAGAGCGTCGTTTTCAGAAAGTATTGGTTGATGAGCCAAACCAAACAGATGCAATAGCCATTTTGCGCGGTTTAAAAGAGCGATACGAAACCCACCATAAAGTAAAAATTAAAGACGAAGCCATTATTGCCGCCGTTGAGCTTTCGACGAGGTATATTACCGACAGGCAACTGCCCGATAAAGCCATTGATTTGGTGGACGAAGCCGCTGCCAAATTGCGCCTGACAATGGATTCACTTCCGGAGGAATTAGACAATTTAGAACGCAAAATCAGACTCTTGGAAATTGAACGCGAAGCCATAAAACGCGAAAATGACGAAGCAAAAATCGCACAGCTAAACCAACAATTATCCGGATTAAACGAGCAAAGAGATGCCTTTTTGACAAAATGGAAAACCGAAAAAAACCTGATAGACCAAATTCAACATCAAAAATTGCAAATTGAAAGCTATAAACTACAAGCCGAACAAGCCGAGCGCGCCGGCGACTATGCCCGTGTAGCCGAATTGCGTTATGGCCTGATAAAAAAAGCCGAAGATGAAATTAAACAATTAGAAGGACAACTACAACAAATAGGCAGCAACCGAATTATAAAACAAGCCGTTGATGCCGAAGATATTGCCACAGTCGTATCGAAATGGACGCAGGTGCCGGTAAGCAAAATGTTAGAAGGCGAACAACTTAAATTATTGCGCATAGAAGAAGAAATCGGTCGCCGGGTAATTGGGCAAACCGAAGCCATTACCGCAATAGCCGATGCAATAAGGCGCAGCCGGGCAGGCCTGCACGACCCCAAACGCCCAATTGGCTCGTTTATATTTTTAGGCAGCACGGGTGTGGGCAAAACCGAATTGGCCAAAGCCTTAGCCGAGTTTTTGTTTAATGACGAAAATGCTTTAACCCGAATTGATATGAGCGAATACCAAGAAAGACACGCTGTGTCGCGGTTGGTAGGTGCGCCTCCCGGATACGTTGGCTACGACGAGGGTGGGCAACTTACCGAGGCAGTGCGAACAAAACCTTACTCGGTAATACTACTCGATGAAATTGAAAAAGCACATCCGGATGTTTTTAATATATTGTTGCAAATGCTCGACGAAGGCCGACTTACCGACAATAAAGGACGGGTTGCCAATTTTAAAAATACTATTATCATTATGACCTCGAACTTAGGCGCAGAGATGATTTTAGAAAATTTTGACCAATTAAACGAACGCGATTGGGATGCTACCTTGCAAAAAACCAAACGGCAGTTAGATGAATTGTTGAAAAGGTCGTTCAGACCCGAATTTTTAAACCGGGTTGATGAAATAATAGTATTTGAACCCTTGCGCCAAATCCAAATACGCGAGGTGGTGCAGTTGCGCATTAACGAACTTAACGAAATGATTGCCAAACAGGGTTTCCAAATTCATATTACCCCCGATGCCTTAGATTGGCTGGCACAAAAAGGCTACGACCCGCAATTTGGGGCAAGACCACTAAAAAGAGTGATCCAAAAATATGTGGTGAACGCCTTATCGAAACAAATATTAGCCGGCGAACTCAATAAGGACCGCATTTTATGGGTAGATGCCATTGATGATGACTTAGTGTTTTACAGCAAAAACGAGGCTGTAACAGTTTAA